In Primulina eburnea isolate SZY01 chromosome 3, ASM2296580v1, whole genome shotgun sequence, one DNA window encodes the following:
- the LOC140828061 gene encoding uncharacterized protein isoform X2, with product MENFKVSKRISEAILNQEELIAAKVLYELANDKKGERILVKRKYEEDGLTSRGSPERIEQFPIKETNNHDDFHAQDLCHKAITRTFSEFPFSILHLLSAIRAALVTPLSLDSALAFEYHPTYGNQPISDRDSSGIICYREYFQRNLPSLTADQISNRVRSKPGDSSILKCKYPLVELVKGGLKIFASELAPLGATWWKPLTIYDRLSRTWLWKGPIPSILTQENFTKVDTSSTAWGISQENLVKIVNQYTIWLRGEEQILQHIARLPPFPLALKQVKDFHTRFNDRTRTNPNTISQSCDNIRAYFQREETLRYLIPNRTFHYTALDGKKSAVAPLRLNSNKALAKARGHYVFKLNRPPQFSLLSLVRDAAARLPNSMGTRADICVLIRDSQYVVENIPESTVKQVVSGALDRLHSEHDPCVKYNGKWGLWVYLHGDRDEEDFVDKGTSYAKAKKKAK from the coding sequence ATGgaaaacttcaaagtttctaAAAGAATATCAGAGGCAATTCTCAACCAGGAAGAGTTGATTGCTGCAAAGGTTTTGTACGAGTTGGCCAACGACAAGAAAGGAGAGAGAATCTTGGTAAAGAGGAAATATGAGGAAGATGGTTTGACCAGTAGAGGATCTCCCGAAAGGATTGAGCAGTTTCCCATTAAAGAGACTAACAATCACGATGATTTTCATGCGCAAGATTTGTGCCACAAAGCCATTACTAGAACATTCTCTGAATTTCCATTTTCTATATTACATCTTCTCTCTGCTATTCGAGCTGCATTAGTCACTCCTCTTTCATTAGACAGTGCCCTGGCGTTTGAATATCATCCTACTTATGGTAACCAACCAATCAGTGATAGAGATTCTTCTGGGATCATTTGCTACAGAGAATATTTCCAAAGAAATTTACCATCTCTAACCGCTGATCAAATTTCCAATCGCGTGAGATCCAAGCCCGGTGATTCCAGTATCTTGAAATGCAAGTATCCTCTTGTAGAACTGGTAAAGGGGGGCCTCAAGATATTTGCATCAGAACTAGCACCATTAGGAGCGACATGGTGGAAACCTCTCACTATTTACGACAGATTAAGTAGAACTTGGCTCTGGAAGGGCCCAATCCCAAGTATTTTGACACAAGAGAACTTTACCAAAGTGGACACATCTTCCACAGCTTGGGGTATTTCTCAAGAAAATCTTGTCAAAATAGTCAACCAGTATACCATCTGGCTGAGAGGAGAGGAACAGATTCTCCAACATATTGCCAGGCTTCCTCCATTCCCTCTGGCGCTGAAGCAGGTGAAAGATTTCCATACAAGATTCAATGACCGAACAAGAACGAACCCAAATACAATTTCTCAAAGCTGTGACAACATAAGAGCTTATTTTCAGAGGGAAGAAACTCTGAGGTATTTGATTCCAAACCGGACTTTTCACTACACCGCCTTAGATGGTAAGAAATCTGCAGTTGCCCCGTTACGATTGAATAGCAATAAAGCATTGGCAAAAGCTCGAGGTCACTATGTATTTAAACTGAATCGTCCACCTCAATTTTCTCTACTAAGTCTTGTCAGGGATGCAGCCGCCAGGTTGCCTAACAGCATGGGAACCAGAGCCGATATCTGTGTTTTAATACGAGACTCTCAGTACGTTGTTGAAAATATCCCCGAAAGTACAGTCAAACAAGTTGTAAGTGGAGCTTTGGATCGGTTGCACTCTGAGCATGATCCTTGTGTCAAATACAATGGAAAATGGGGCTTGTGGGTATACTTGCATGGTGATAGAGACGAAGAAGATTTTGTAGATAAAGGTACATCTTATGCAAAGGCAAAAAAGAAAGCCAAATGA
- the LOC140828061 gene encoding uncharacterized protein isoform X1 has translation MNQQRLRSLNALSVRETLEVQMENFKVSKRISEAILNQEELIAAKVLYELANDKKGERILVKRKYEEDGLTSRGSPERIEQFPIKETNNHDDFHAQDLCHKAITRTFSEFPFSILHLLSAIRAALVTPLSLDSALAFEYHPTYGNQPISDRDSSGIICYREYFQRNLPSLTADQISNRVRSKPGDSSILKCKYPLVELVKGGLKIFASELAPLGATWWKPLTIYDRLSRTWLWKGPIPSILTQENFTKVDTSSTAWGISQENLVKIVNQYTIWLRGEEQILQHIARLPPFPLALKQVKDFHTRFNDRTRTNPNTISQSCDNIRAYFQREETLRYLIPNRTFHYTALDGKKSAVAPLRLNSNKALAKARGHYVFKLNRPPQFSLLSLVRDAAARLPNSMGTRADICVLIRDSQYVVENIPESTVKQVVSGALDRLHSEHDPCVKYNGKWGLWVYLHGDRDEEDFVDKGTSYAKAKKKAK, from the exons ATGAACCAACAAAGATTGCGAAGTTTAAACGCTCTTTCAGTTCGG GAAACTTTAGAAGTGCAAATGgaaaacttcaaagtttctaAAAGAATATCAGAGGCAATTCTCAACCAGGAAGAGTTGATTGCTGCAAAGGTTTTGTACGAGTTGGCCAACGACAAGAAAGGAGAGAGAATCTTGGTAAAGAGGAAATATGAGGAAGATGGTTTGACCAGTAGAGGATCTCCCGAAAGGATTGAGCAGTTTCCCATTAAAGAGACTAACAATCACGATGATTTTCATGCGCAAGATTTGTGCCACAAAGCCATTACTAGAACATTCTCTGAATTTCCATTTTCTATATTACATCTTCTCTCTGCTATTCGAGCTGCATTAGTCACTCCTCTTTCATTAGACAGTGCCCTGGCGTTTGAATATCATCCTACTTATGGTAACCAACCAATCAGTGATAGAGATTCTTCTGGGATCATTTGCTACAGAGAATATTTCCAAAGAAATTTACCATCTCTAACCGCTGATCAAATTTCCAATCGCGTGAGATCCAAGCCCGGTGATTCCAGTATCTTGAAATGCAAGTATCCTCTTGTAGAACTGGTAAAGGGGGGCCTCAAGATATTTGCATCAGAACTAGCACCATTAGGAGCGACATGGTGGAAACCTCTCACTATTTACGACAGATTAAGTAGAACTTGGCTCTGGAAGGGCCCAATCCCAAGTATTTTGACACAAGAGAACTTTACCAAAGTGGACACATCTTCCACAGCTTGGGGTATTTCTCAAGAAAATCTTGTCAAAATAGTCAACCAGTATACCATCTGGCTGAGAGGAGAGGAACAGATTCTCCAACATATTGCCAGGCTTCCTCCATTCCCTCTGGCGCTGAAGCAGGTGAAAGATTTCCATACAAGATTCAATGACCGAACAAGAACGAACCCAAATACAATTTCTCAAAGCTGTGACAACATAAGAGCTTATTTTCAGAGGGAAGAAACTCTGAGGTATTTGATTCCAAACCGGACTTTTCACTACACCGCCTTAGATGGTAAGAAATCTGCAGTTGCCCCGTTACGATTGAATAGCAATAAAGCATTGGCAAAAGCTCGAGGTCACTATGTATTTAAACTGAATCGTCCACCTCAATTTTCTCTACTAAGTCTTGTCAGGGATGCAGCCGCCAGGTTGCCTAACAGCATGGGAACCAGAGCCGATATCTGTGTTTTAATACGAGACTCTCAGTACGTTGTTGAAAATATCCCCGAAAGTACAGTCAAACAAGTTGTAAGTGGAGCTTTGGATCGGTTGCACTCTGAGCATGATCCTTGTGTCAAATACAATGGAAAATGGGGCTTGTGGGTATACTTGCATGGTGATAGAGACGAAGAAGATTTTGTAGATAAAGGTACATCTTATGCAAAGGCAAAAAAGAAAGCCAAATGA
- the LOC140825579 gene encoding two-component response regulator-like APRR7 isoform X1 — protein sequence MNIEANEEKDLPDKDGGVKDEDAGGAAELDLPGEVQMRHQPSQGTVVCWESFLHVRSIRVLLVENDHSTRHIVSALLKNCNYEVLDAANGLQAWKILQDLNNHVDLVLTEVAMPNLSGIALLCKIMGHKTRKNIPVIMMSSNDSMGLVVMCLSKGAVDFLVKPIRKNELKNLWQHVWRRCHSSSGSGSESGTQTQKYVRSKGSEKSENNESNDWENDGSNGLTVGDGSDDGSGAQSSWTKQAVEVESSQAMSPMDQATECQDSTRAQVIRSNAETSGVKRMNICLSRGDHGQKQPDTIGEDEDLKASIPKHWKSQSENPVKVPLSLTGPNPKSLSEVNCNTSMKQVEEGQPTPISEYFFEKCEGDGEKTSMPYIDVRESESTIEATNIMNLGNNATDDSKDPKFELSLKRLRGGEDIGRSVQDDRYILRRSEQSAFSRYDTSSNFLKAADGITGCSSIFGNSVEVSKREYVADMHIFLTDNLVYQGSNGVSDNIDMGSTTNKLTTQPSIRKDKSEATSANNRLHQSAFKPVKNDPRFSQQRDYPLLQRCSSKEPEIQHPHREKNFPHHNHHFHNLEEKPPSNLDDSALKKLASLDPDFGSSSVLGGPINYSLNGSASGSNRVSNGQNLSNTAINTPDNNAESDVGQAGNGSGDANNTAGVVNRMDENKPTQREAALNKFRQKRKERCFTKKVRYQNRKKLAEQRPRVRGQFVKKTGHDSSNNRSEE from the exons ATGAATATTGAAGCTAACGAAGAAAAGGACTTACCGGATAAGGATGGGGGTGTTAAAGATGAGGACGCTGGAGGTGCGGCTGAGTTAGATCTTCCTGGGGAGGTGCAAATGCGACACCAACCATCTCAAGGGACAGTGGTTTGTTGGGAGAGTTTTCTTCACGTGAGATCCATTCGGGTGTTGCTTGTGGAGAACGATCATTCTACACGCCATATTGTTTCTGCTTTACTCAAGAACTGTAATTATGAAG TATTAGATGCTGCTAATGGACTGCAGGCGTGGAAAATCTTACAAGATCTCAACAACCATGTTGACCTCGTTTTGACAGAGGTGGCAATGCCTAATTTATCTGGAATAGCTCTTCTATGCAAGATTATGGGCCACAAAACTCGCAAGAATATTCCTGTCATTA TGATGTCTTCTAATGATTCAATGGGGTTAGTCGTTATGTGTCTGTCTAAAGGCGCGGTTGACTTCTTGGTGAAACCTATTCGGAAAAATGAGCTTAAGAACCTTTGGCAGCATGTCTGGAGGAGATGCCACAGT TCTAGTGGAAGCGGGAGTGAAAGCGGGACACAAACTCAAAAATATGTAAGATCGAAAGGTAGTGAGAAATCAGAGAACAACGAAAGCAATGATTGGGAAAATGATGGGAGCAATGGCTTAACTGTGGGTGATGGGAGTGATGATGGGAGTGGAGCACAA AGCTCTTGGACAAAACAAGCTGTAGAAGTTGAAAGTTCACAAGCTATGTCACCAATGGATCAAGCAACTGAGTGTCAAGATAGTACGCGTGCCCAAGTTATTCGTTCAAATGCTGAAACCTCTGGCGTTAAAAGGATGAATATTTGTCTATCCAGGGGAGACCATGGGCAAAAACAAcctg ATACTATTGGAGAGGATGAGGATTTGAAGGCAAGCATTCCTAAACACTGGAAATCACAATCTGAAAATCCAGTTAAAGTTCCCCTTTCTCTCACAGGCCCAAATCCCAAGTCCTTGTCTGAGGTAAATTGCAATACAAGCATGAAGCAGGTCGAGGAGGGACAACCCACTCCAATAAGTGAATACTTTTTTGAAAAGTGTGAGGGTGACGGTGAAAAAACTTCTATGCCTTATATTGATGTTAGAGAATCCGAGTCTACTATAGAGGCGACTAACATTATGAACCTAGGAAATAATGCCACTGATGATTCGAAAGATCCAAAATTTGAGCTTAGCTTGAAAAGGCTTAGAGGAGGTGAGGACATTGGGAGATCAGTTCAAGATGATCGTTATATCTTGAGGCGTTCTGAGCAATCTGCTTTCTcgag GTATGATACATCCTCAAATTTTCTCAAGGCTGCTGATGGGATCACAGGGTGTAGTTCCATATTTGGCAACAGTGTTGAAGTTTCCAAAAGGGAATATGTTGCCGATATGCACATTTTTTTGACTGACAATCTCGTATATCAAGGCTCAAATGGAGTTAGCGACAATATTGATATGGGTTCCACCACTAATAAACTCACTACCCAGCCATCAATTCGGAAAGATAAGTCTGAAGCAACTTCCGCAAATAATCGCTTACATCAATCTGCTTTTAAACCTGTGAAGAATGATCCTAGATTCTCCCAACAGCGAGATTATCCACTTCTACAAAGATGCTCGAGCAAGGAGCCCGAAATTCAGCACCCTCATCGTGAAAAAAATTTCCCCCACCATAACCATCATTTTCACAACTTAGAAGAAAAGCCTCCGTCAAATCTTGATGATTCGGCGCTAAAGAAGTTGGCTTCACTCGATCCTGACTTTGGATCATCTAGTGTTTTAGGTGGACCCATTAACTATAGTCTGAATGGAAGTGCCTCAGGAAGTAATCGTGTAAGTAATGGACAAAATCTAAGCAACACTGCCATTAATACCCCTGATAATAATGCAGAAAGTGATGTTGGCCAAGCTGGGAATGGAAGTGGGGATGCTAATAACACTGCTGGTGTTGTAAATAGAATGGATGAAAACAAGCCTACACAGAGGGAGGCCGCCTTGAACAAGTTCCGTCAGAAGAGGAAGGAAAGATGCTTTACTAAAAAG GTACGATACCAGAACAGAAAGAAACTAGCAGAACAGCGGCCTCGGGTTCGAGGGCAATTTGTAAAGAAAACGGGTCATGATAGTTCAAACAATCGTTCGGAAGAATAG
- the LOC140825579 gene encoding two-component response regulator-like APRR7 isoform X2 codes for MNIEANEEKDLPDKDGGVKDEDAGGAAELDLPGEVQMRHQPSQGTVVCWESFLHVRSIRVLLVENDHSTRHIVSALLKNCNYEVLDAANGLQAWKILQDLNNHVDLVLTEVAMPNLSGIALLCKIMGHKTRKNIPVIMMSSNDSMGLVVMCLSKGAVDFLVKPIRKNELKNLWQHVWRRCHSSSGSGSESGTQTQKYVRSKGSEKSENNESNDWENDGSNGLTVGDGSDDGSGAQSSWTKQAVEVESSQAMSPMDQATECQDSTRAQVIRSNAETSGVKRMNICLSRGDHGQKQPDTIGEDEDLKASIPKHWKSQSENPVKVPLSLTGPNPKSLSEVNCNTSMKQVEEGQPTPISEYFFEKCEGNNATDDSKDPKFELSLKRLRGGEDIGRSVQDDRYILRRSEQSAFSRYDTSSNFLKAADGITGCSSIFGNSVEVSKREYVADMHIFLTDNLVYQGSNGVSDNIDMGSTTNKLTTQPSIRKDKSEATSANNRLHQSAFKPVKNDPRFSQQRDYPLLQRCSSKEPEIQHPHREKNFPHHNHHFHNLEEKPPSNLDDSALKKLASLDPDFGSSSVLGGPINYSLNGSASGSNRVSNGQNLSNTAINTPDNNAESDVGQAGNGSGDANNTAGVVNRMDENKPTQREAALNKFRQKRKERCFTKKVRYQNRKKLAEQRPRVRGQFVKKTGHDSSNNRSEE; via the exons ATGAATATTGAAGCTAACGAAGAAAAGGACTTACCGGATAAGGATGGGGGTGTTAAAGATGAGGACGCTGGAGGTGCGGCTGAGTTAGATCTTCCTGGGGAGGTGCAAATGCGACACCAACCATCTCAAGGGACAGTGGTTTGTTGGGAGAGTTTTCTTCACGTGAGATCCATTCGGGTGTTGCTTGTGGAGAACGATCATTCTACACGCCATATTGTTTCTGCTTTACTCAAGAACTGTAATTATGAAG TATTAGATGCTGCTAATGGACTGCAGGCGTGGAAAATCTTACAAGATCTCAACAACCATGTTGACCTCGTTTTGACAGAGGTGGCAATGCCTAATTTATCTGGAATAGCTCTTCTATGCAAGATTATGGGCCACAAAACTCGCAAGAATATTCCTGTCATTA TGATGTCTTCTAATGATTCAATGGGGTTAGTCGTTATGTGTCTGTCTAAAGGCGCGGTTGACTTCTTGGTGAAACCTATTCGGAAAAATGAGCTTAAGAACCTTTGGCAGCATGTCTGGAGGAGATGCCACAGT TCTAGTGGAAGCGGGAGTGAAAGCGGGACACAAACTCAAAAATATGTAAGATCGAAAGGTAGTGAGAAATCAGAGAACAACGAAAGCAATGATTGGGAAAATGATGGGAGCAATGGCTTAACTGTGGGTGATGGGAGTGATGATGGGAGTGGAGCACAA AGCTCTTGGACAAAACAAGCTGTAGAAGTTGAAAGTTCACAAGCTATGTCACCAATGGATCAAGCAACTGAGTGTCAAGATAGTACGCGTGCCCAAGTTATTCGTTCAAATGCTGAAACCTCTGGCGTTAAAAGGATGAATATTTGTCTATCCAGGGGAGACCATGGGCAAAAACAAcctg ATACTATTGGAGAGGATGAGGATTTGAAGGCAAGCATTCCTAAACACTGGAAATCACAATCTGAAAATCCAGTTAAAGTTCCCCTTTCTCTCACAGGCCCAAATCCCAAGTCCTTGTCTGAGGTAAATTGCAATACAAGCATGAAGCAGGTCGAGGAGGGACAACCCACTCCAATAAGTGAATACTTTTTTGAAAAGTGTGAGG GAAATAATGCCACTGATGATTCGAAAGATCCAAAATTTGAGCTTAGCTTGAAAAGGCTTAGAGGAGGTGAGGACATTGGGAGATCAGTTCAAGATGATCGTTATATCTTGAGGCGTTCTGAGCAATCTGCTTTCTcgag GTATGATACATCCTCAAATTTTCTCAAGGCTGCTGATGGGATCACAGGGTGTAGTTCCATATTTGGCAACAGTGTTGAAGTTTCCAAAAGGGAATATGTTGCCGATATGCACATTTTTTTGACTGACAATCTCGTATATCAAGGCTCAAATGGAGTTAGCGACAATATTGATATGGGTTCCACCACTAATAAACTCACTACCCAGCCATCAATTCGGAAAGATAAGTCTGAAGCAACTTCCGCAAATAATCGCTTACATCAATCTGCTTTTAAACCTGTGAAGAATGATCCTAGATTCTCCCAACAGCGAGATTATCCACTTCTACAAAGATGCTCGAGCAAGGAGCCCGAAATTCAGCACCCTCATCGTGAAAAAAATTTCCCCCACCATAACCATCATTTTCACAACTTAGAAGAAAAGCCTCCGTCAAATCTTGATGATTCGGCGCTAAAGAAGTTGGCTTCACTCGATCCTGACTTTGGATCATCTAGTGTTTTAGGTGGACCCATTAACTATAGTCTGAATGGAAGTGCCTCAGGAAGTAATCGTGTAAGTAATGGACAAAATCTAAGCAACACTGCCATTAATACCCCTGATAATAATGCAGAAAGTGATGTTGGCCAAGCTGGGAATGGAAGTGGGGATGCTAATAACACTGCTGGTGTTGTAAATAGAATGGATGAAAACAAGCCTACACAGAGGGAGGCCGCCTTGAACAAGTTCCGTCAGAAGAGGAAGGAAAGATGCTTTACTAAAAAG GTACGATACCAGAACAGAAAGAAACTAGCAGAACAGCGGCCTCGGGTTCGAGGGCAATTTGTAAAGAAAACGGGTCATGATAGTTCAAACAATCGTTCGGAAGAATAG
- the LOC140825580 gene encoding adenylate kinase-like encodes MAAVARLFRSSSSAPSFSLFRRSLSMVAAAPSPTSHQSNTSRTIPAGRNVQWVFLGCPGVGKGTYASRLSDLLGVPHIATGDLVREELSSSGPLSNELVEIVNQGKLVPDEIIINLLSKRLEMGEAKGESGFILDGFPRTVRQAEILDEVTDIDLVVNLKLPESVLIEKCLGRRICGQCGKNFNVATINVKGENGNPDMNMSPLPPPPQCASKLITRSDDTEAIVKERLRVYNEKSQPVEGFYKDQGKLLEFNLPGGIPESWPKLLEALNLDDNEVKRYATA; translated from the exons ATGGCGGCTGTCGCCCGCCTTTTCAGATCATCCTCCTCGGCCCCATCCTTTTCTCTCTTCCGGAGGTCTCTATCCATGGTGGCCGCCGCACCGTCACCCACGTCACACCAATCAAACACTTCCCGCACAATCCCCGCCGGCAGGAATGTCCAATGGGTATTTTTGGGATGCCCTGGTGTCGGAAAAGGCACCTATGCTAGTCGACTTTCCGATCTTCTCGGGGTGCCGCATATCGCTACCGGCGATCTGGTTCGGGAAGAGCTCTCATCTTCTGGTCCGCTATCCAATGAA CTTGTAGAGATCGTAAACCAGGGTAAATTGGTGCCTGATGAGATCATTATAAACTTATTGTCAAAGAGGCTTGAGATGGGAGAAGCCAAAGGAGAATCAGGGTTCATACTTGATGGTTTTCCTCGCACAGTCCGACAAGCA GAAATATTGGATGAAGTGACAGACATCGATCTGGTGGTGAATTTGAAGCTCCCAGAGAGTGTACTCATAGAAAAATGCCTTGGAAGAAGGATTTGCGGCCAATGTGGGAAGAATTTTAATGTTGCTACTATAAATGTCAAGGGTGAAAATGGTAATCCTGACATGAATATGTCCCCACTTCCTCCTCCTCCCCAGTGTGCTTCAAAGCTGATAACTCGTTCTGATGATACTGAAGCTATCGTAAAAGAAAGGCTTCGTGTGTACAATGAAAAG AGTCAGCCAGTCGAGGGTTTCTATAAGGACCAAGGAAAGCTTCTGGAATTCAATTTACCCGGAGGCATCCCAGAGTCATGGCCAAAGTTGCTGGAAGCACTAAACCTTGACGATAACGAGGTTAAACGGTATGCCACAGCATGA
- the LOC140825581 gene encoding DNA topoisomerase 6 subunit A-like → MADKKKRRRATTDSESESDPVQFKSKLKPDSTILQTLQTLKSAASTSAAATKPLGLSDLNLSTTCREVSDLPLSSVRSTIESLVLSLAHSILSGNGFSFSVPSRSAANQLYVPELDRIVLKDKSSARPFAAVSSVRKATITTRILQLVHQLCLKNIHVTKRDLFYTDVKLFQDQTQSDAILDDVSCILGCTRSSLNVVAAEKGVVVGRLIFSDNGDMIDCTKMGIGGKAIPPNIDRVGDMQSDALFVLLVEKDAAYMRLAEDRFYNRFPCIIVTAKGQPDVATRLFLRKMKVELKLPVLALVDSDPYGLKILSVYMCGSKNMSYDSANLTTPDIKWLGIRPSDLDKYKIPEQCRLPMTEQDIKTGKDLLEEDFVKKNPGWVEELNLMVKSKQKAEIQALSTFGFQYLSEVYLPLKLQQKDWL, encoded by the coding sequence ATGGCGGATAAGAAGAAGCGCCGTCGAGCAACTACCGACTCCGAATCTGAATCTGATCCGGTTCAATTCAAATCCAAGCTGAAACCCGACTCCACCATCCTCCAAACACTTCAAACTCTCAAATCAGCTGCGTCCACCTCCGCAGCCGCAACGAAACCCCTTGGACTCTCCGACCTCAACCTCTCTACCACCTGCCGTGAAGTCTCGGACCTTCCTCTTTCATCCGTTCGTTCTACCATTGAATCCCTCGTCCTCTCACTAGCACACTCCATTCTCTCCGGCAACGGATTCTCCTTCTCGGTGCCATCTCGCTCCGCCGCCAACCAGCTCTACGTTCCCGAGCTCGATCGTATCGTGCTCAAAGACAAATCTTCCGCTCGGCCATTCGCCGCCGTCTCCAGCGTCCGGAAAGCCACCATCACCACCCGTATACTCCAGCTCGTCCATCAGCTGTGTCTGAAGAACATCCATGTCACTAAGCGTGATCTCTTCTACACCGACGTCAAGCTCTTCCAGGATCAGACCCAATCCGACGCCATACTCGATGATGTCTCCTGCATTCTTGGATGCACTAGGTCAAGCCTCAATGTGGTTGCTGCGGAAAAAGGGGTGGTTGTAGGGAGGCTGATATTTAGTGATAATGGAGACATGATTGATTGCACCAAAATGGGAATCGGAGGAAAGGCGATACCTCCCAATATTGATAGAGTCGGGGATATGCAGAGTGATGCATTGTTTGTCCTCCTAGTGGAGAAAGATGCTGCGTACATGAGGTTGGCCGAGGATAGGTTTTACAATAGGTTTCCTTGTATAATTGTTACCGCTAAAGGCCAGCCAGATGTGGCAACAAGATTGTTCTTGAGGAAAATGAAGGTGGAATTGAAGTTGCCTGTGTTGGCACTGGTGGATAGCGATCCCTACGGACTAAAGATTCTGTCCGTCTACATGTGTGGGTCCAAGAATATGTCGTATGACAGTGCAAACTTGACGACCCCGGATATAAAATGGTTGGGGATACGCCCGAGTGATCTTGATAAATACAAGATTCCGGAGCAATGTAGGTTGCCTATGACAGAGCAGGATATAAAAACTGGGAAAGATTTATTGGAGGAGGATTTCGTGAAGAAGAATCCTGGGTGGGTGGAAGAGTTGAATTTGATGGTGAAGTCGAAGCAGAAGGCGGAGATTCAGGCACTGAGCACTTTTGGGTTTCAGTATCTCTCCGAGGTTTACTTGCCACTAAAGTTGCAACAGAAGGATTGGCTCTAA